ATCAATTGATGACCTTGTGCCTCAGTGCGGAGGTCGAGCGTCAGCGGAGTAGCGTTGACAGCGCACTTAATCGACCTCGCGTTCCCTAGCTCGTAGGGTGGGTTAGCCGAAGGCGTAACCCACCACTGTTTGCCCAAGCGGAAACGAAAGAGAGGTGGGTTACGCTTCGCTAACCTACCCTACGCGCTGCGGCTTGCAGATGACGCTTCGCTCGAGAGCGAAAGGGATAGGTGAGTTGAGCCAGTGTCGAAGGCGAGGAAGGAGGCTCTTGTTTTTTTTTGGCATGCGTCTTGCGGGAGCAGGTGGAGATGGGTTGAGCCCTTGCGAAACCCATCACCTGACCGAGTTTGATGGGTATCGCTTCACTCCACCCATCCTACGGGCTTCGAGATCGATTTGGTGCTTGATGACCGGTGCGGCCTAGGCCGAGCCACTTTCTGAATATCCGGCGCAGGCTTGGATCTTCATGACCGAGCTTTCCTATTTGGTTGGCGTAGCTCGGGGTGTCCTTTGAGTCTTTCCAGAAGACCTGCTTGTTTAGAAGATACTGAACCGCCCCGGGTTTGCCGGAGGCAATTTGGTTTAAGTTATGCCGCCATGGCGGGTTGTTCCAGCATGGCGTAGTAGCGTTGCTCGGCTTCGGCCGGCGGGATGTTGCCGATGGGCTCGAGGAGCCTTCGGTTGTTGAACCAGTCCACCCATTCCAGCGTCGCGAACTCGACGGACTCGAAGCTGCGCCATGGCCCGCGCCGATGGATCACCTCGGCCTTGTAGAGGCCGTTGATGGTTTCGGCGAGAGCGTTGTCATAGGAGTCCCCGACGCTGCCGACAGAAGGTTCGATACCAGCTTCAGCCAGACGCTCGGTGTATTTGATCGAGACGTATTGGCTGCCCCTGTCGCTGTGGTGCACGAGCCCGCCGCGATGGACCGGCCGGCGATCGTGCAGGGCCTGTTCCAGCGCATCGAGCACGAAGCCCGCATGCGCCGTGCGCGAGACCCGCCACCCCACGATCCTGCGGGCGTAGGCATCGATGACGAAGGCGACGTAGACGAAGCCGGTCCAGGTCGCGACATAGGTGAAGTCGGAGAGCCAAAGAACGTTCGGCCTTGGCGCCCTGAACTGGCGGTTGACGTGATCCAGCGGGCATGGCGCGGCCTTGTCGCTGATCGTGGTCTTGACGGGTTTGCCGCGGATGACTCCTTGCAAACCCATGTCCCGCATCAGTCGCGCCACCGTGCAGCGGGCAACATCGAAGCCTTCCCGCTCGAGCTGCCGCCAGACCTTGCGCACGCCATAGACCCGGAAGTTCTCATCGAACACCCGCCGAACCTCGATCTTCAGGGTAGCGTCCTGCCTGGCGCGCGCCGACAGCCTGGCAGGATCGCGCCGCCTGGCCACATGGGCGTGGTAGGTCGAAGGGGCGATCGGCAAGACCTTGCAGATCGGCTCGACCCCATGCGCCCCACGATGATCGTCGATGAAGGCGATCATGGCTTGGACCGGCGGTCGAGCTCCGCCATCGCAAAATACGCGCTCGCCTTGCGCAGGATCTCATTCGCCTGCCGAAGCTCACGGTTCTCCCGCTCCAGCGCCTTCAGCTTCTCGGCCATGTCGGTCGGAACGCCGGCCCGGTGTCCGCTATCGACTTCGTCCCTCTTGACCCAGTCGTGCAGCGTCTGCGGTGTGCAGCCGATCTTGGCCGCAATCGAGGTCACGGCCGCCCACCGCGACGGGTGCTCGCTCGCATGATCCAGAACCATCCGAACCGCACGAGCCCGGACCTCGGGTGAAAACTTGTTCGTCGTCTTGCTTGTCATGGCTCCATCCTCTCAGGAGTTGGAGCCTCCGGCAAACCCGTGGCGGTTCACATTGCGGAGTGCGGCAACGTCTACAAGGACATTGTCCACAATATCGAAATAACATCGTTCGCATCCACCGGAACGCTTAGCATTGCCCCTTACGTCGAGGGACTCACGTCCGACGAAGGCGAATACCTAGACGAGGCGCAGCGGTGTCTTACGGTCAACGCGCTCCGTGCCTGCGTCGTGCTCGGGTGGTGCGCGACCATCGCTCGCATTCACAAGAAGATCGAAGAAGTCGGCTTTGATAAATTCAGTCAGGCGACCGTCGAGATGGCTGGAAAGACTACTGGCCGGTTCAAATTCTTCACGAAAAAGCAGTCAATCCAATCAAGGTCCGAACTGCAAACCGTGTTCGATACCGACTTGTTGTGGGTGCTCGAATATCTTCAACTGATCGATAACAACCAGCATCAGCGCCTCCGTCACTGTTTCGAGTTTCGAAACAATTCAGCCCATCCAGGCCTCGCGCCGATCAGAGGGCCAAACCTCTACTCATTTTACTCCGACATTAGCGAAATCGTATTGAAGAACGAGAAGTTCGCGTTGGCGCCTTCTCACTAACCGGAAGGTCAAAAGGGCGGCCTTTCGGCCGCCCATCATGGATGCCCGGGTCAAGCCCGGGCCTAACGATCGTCGCGAACTACTGCGTTACGAACACCCCGTCGTGCTTCCGCACGTATCACACTTCATGCACGTGCCATTCCGCACCAGCGTGAAGTTGCCGCACTCGCTGCACATCTCGCCTTCGTAGCCTTTTGCCTTCGCTTCCGCGCGGCGCTCGGCCTTGGTTGGCACCACCGTCTGCGCGGTGCCGGCCTTGCTCCACTGGAGCTGCTCGAGCTTCTCGGTTGGCGAGAGGTCGTGGCTGGCTTCCTGCTTCAGGGCGACGGCGCCTTCGATCGTATCGCCGGCGCGGGCGCTTGCACCATGGAGCGCGGTGACCTTGCTGCCGCCGGCGGGGGCGCTGTCGTTGCCGGAGGAGATCGCGGCGGAGCCGCCGCGCATCACGACAAGGTTGTCCGTGCGGGAGCGGGTGAGGCCGCGCGAGACCAGCTTGGTCGCGTGGTGGGTCTCGTCCGGCTCCTTGCCTTCTTCGACGCCCTTGCCGAGCGCGTCGAAGTTCGACTCGGTCGGATCGACATGGGCGAGATCGAAGCGCGACATATAGCTCACCGCCAGCTCGCGGAAGACGTAGTCGAGGATCGAAGTCGCGTACTTGATGCTGTCGTTGCCCTGCACGGGGCCCGCCGGCTCGAAGCGGGTGAAGGTGAACGCGTCGACATATTCATCGAGCGGCACGCCATATTGCAGGCCGAGGGAGACCGCGATGGCGAAGTTGTTGATGAAGGAGCGAAGCGCCGCGCCTTCCTTGTGCATGTCGATGAAGATCTCGCCGAGACGGCCGTCGTCATACTCGCCGGTGCGCAAGTACACCTTGTGGCCGCCGACGACCGCCTTCTGGGTGTAGCCCTTGCGGCGATCCGGCATCTTCTCGCGCTCGCGCATCACGATGATGCGCTCGACGAGCTTCTCGACGATCTTCTCGGAGACCTGGGCGGCACGCGCGGCCATCGGCTTCTCGTAGATCTGCTCGACCACATCGTCCTCGTCCTCATCATCGCTGATGAGCTGCGAGTTGAGCGGCTGGGACAGCTTCGAGCCGTCGCGGTAGAGCGCGTTGGCCTTCAGCGCCAGCTTCCACGACAGCATGTAGGCGGACTTGCAGTCCTCCACCGTGGCGTCGTTCGGCATGTTGATGGTTTTCGAGATCGCGCCCGAGATGAAGGGCTGGCTCGCCGCCATCATGCGGATGTGGCTTTCGACCGACAGATAGCGCTTGCCGATCTTGCCGCAGGGGTTGGCGCAGTCGAACACCGCGTAATGTTCTGCCTTGAGGTGGGGAGCTCCCTCCACCGTCATCGCGCCGCAGATGTGGACGTTGGCCGCCTCGATCTCGCGCCTGGTGAAGCCGACGGCCTGGAGCAGGTCGAAGCCGGGGGCCGCGATCGCTTCCGCGCCGATGCCGAGCTGGTCGCGGATGAAGTCTTCGCCAAAAGTCCACTTGTTGAAGGCGAACTTGATGTCGAAGGCGGTCGGCAGGGCCTTTTCGACCTTGGCGATCGCTTCATCCGTAAAGCCCTTGGCCTTCAGCGTCGAGGCGTTGATGCCGGGAGCGTTGGAGAGCGAGCCGTGGCCGACGGCGTAGGCCTCGATCTCCGCGATGTCAGCTTCGCGATAGCCGAGCGCGCGCAGCGCCGCGGGGACCGCGCGGTTGATGATCTTGAAGTAGCCGCCGCCGGCGAGCTTCTTGAACTTCACCAGCGCGAAGTCGGGCTCGATGCCGGTGGTGTCGCAATCCATGACGAGGCCGATCGTGCCGGTCGGCGCGATCACCGTGGTCTGGGCGTTGCGATAGCCGTGCTGCTCGCCGAGCTCGAGTGCCGCATCCCAGGCTGCCTGCGCATGCGCGATCAGGTCTTGTTGCGGGCAGGAGGCATGGTCGAGCGGCACCGGGTTGACCGAGAGCGCCTCGTAGCCGGAGCTCTGGCCGTGCGCGGCACGGCGGTGGTTGCGGATCACGCGCAGCATGTGCGCGGCGTTCTTCTTGTAGCCGGGGAAGGTGCCGAGCTCGGCCGCCATCTCCGCCGAGGTCTTGTAGGTGATGCCGGTCATGACCGCGGTCAGCGCGCCGCAGAGCGCACGGCCTTCCTTGGAGTCGTACGACAGGCCCATGGTCATCAGCAGGCCGCCGATATTGGCGTAGCCGAGGCCGAGCGTGCGGAACTCGTAGGAGAGCTCGGCGATCGCGCGGGACGGGAACTGCGCCATCATCACGGAGATTTCGAGCACCAGGGTCCAGAGCCGGCAGAGATGCTCGTAGCCCTCGACGTCAAAGTGCTTGGTCGTCGTGTTGTAGAACGTCAGCAAATTGGCGGAGGCGAGGTTGCACGCCGTGTCGTCCAGGAACATGTATTCCGAGCACGGATTGGACGCGCGGATGTCGCCGGACGCTTTACACGTGTGCCAGTCGTTCATCGTGGTGTTGAAGTGCAGGCCCGGGTCGGCCGACGCCCAGGCGGCGTAGCCGATCTTCTCCCAGAGGTCGCGGGCGCGCAGCGTCTTCGTCACCTTCTTGTTGGTGCGGCCGATGAGGCTCCAGTCGCCGTCGGTCTCGACCGCGCGCAGGAAGTCGTCCTTCAGCGAGACCGAGTTGTTGGAGTTCTGGCCGGAGACGGTGAGGTAGGCTTCCGAATCCCAGTCGGTGTCGTAGGTGTCGAACTGGATGTCCTTGTAGCCCTGCTTGGCAAACTGGATCACCCGCTTGATGTAGTTGTCGGGCACGAGGCTCTTGCGGGCGAGCTTGATCTCGCGGCGCAGGGCAGGGTTCTTCTCGGGGTCGAAGCAGTCGTCGCCCGAGCCTTCGCAGTTGACGCAGGCCTTCAGCACCGCCTTCAGATGCTTCTGGTTGATCTTGGATCCTGTGACGAGGGCTGCGACCTTCTGCTCCTCCTTCACCTTCCAGTCGATATAGGTCTCGATGTCGGGGTGGTCGACGTCGACCACGACCATCTTGGCCGCGCGGCGCGTGGTGCCGCCGCTCTTGATGGCGCCCGCCGCGCGGTCGCCGATCTTGAGGAAGCTCATCAGGCCCGACGAGCGGCCGCCGCCGGAGAGCTTTTCGCCTTCGCCGCGCAGGCGCGAGAAGTTGGAGCCGGTGCCGGAGCCGTATTTGAACAGGCGCGCCTCGCGGACCCAGAGGTCCATGATGCCGCCTTCGTTGACGAGGTCGTCACCGACGCCCTGGATGAAGCAGGCGTGCGGCTGCGGATGCTCGTAGGCCGACTTGGACTTGGTCAGCTTGCCGGTGAAGGGGTCGACGTAATAGTGGCCCTGGCCGGGGCCGTCGATGCCATAGGCCCAGTGCAGGCCGGTGTTGAACCATTGCGGCGAGTTCGGCGCGACCATCTGCATGGCGAGCATGTAGCGGAGCTCGTCATAGAAGGCCTGGGCGTCCTCGTCGGAGGAGAAATACTTGCCCTTCCAGCCCCAATAGGTCCAGCAGCCGGCGAGGCGGTCGAACACCTGCTTGGCGCTGAGCTCGCTGACATAGCGCTCCTTCTCAGGCAGCGCGGCGAGGGCATCCGTGTCCGATACGGAACGCCACAGGAAGGAGGGAACGGATTCCTCCTCGACCCTCTTCAGGCGCGCGGCAACGCCGGCCTTGCGGAAATACTTCTGGGCCAGCACGTCGGAAGCGACCTGCGACCACTCGGTCGGCACTTCGACGTTATCCAGCTTGAACACGACCGAGCCGTCGGGATTGCGGATCTCCGACGTGGTCAGCCGGAACTCGATCCCGGCATAGGGTGACTGTCCTACCGTGGTGTGGCGCCGCTCAATTCTCATAGTTTGCCCCGTCCTTTTCTGACCGGACCCGCCTTCGTTCAGGCGTCCCGGGTAGTTGTTCTCACGCGACTCCTCCCAGCCGTTTCGGCTTCAAGGCTTCGCAGTTCAGCCGGTGGATCCGGCCCTGTTTCTCCCGACGGGCGAAACACCGATCATCCGCCGGCATGTCCACCCGCATCCGCCCCCAGGGGATGCGCGCGACATGCGTTCAACGCCACCACACTACGCTTGCTCCGGGCCTGTCTCGGCCCGTTGGAGCGCCCCCAAGAGTCGGCAAATCAAGGGCAGACAAGCCCTTCACCCGCTGCCTCCTTCGGCTGGCGGAGTGGTCATTTGCGAAGACCCTTTGGGGAGTGACCGGCGGGACGCAAACACACTCGCGCCGAACGGACCGAAAGCTAGGACTCTCCGTTGCGCACGTCAAGAACTAGTGCGAGTTCCTGAATCAAATACTAAATATGGTGGAAAGACGGGGATAACAGGGGGCCCAGCCGCGCCTGTTGTGGAGGCAAGTATCAGTGAGTCCTGAGAGATTCCCAACCGAAAAAATTTGCGTTTGGTGATGCCTGGCCGGCTTCGTCCCGCTGTTCACAGGGCGCGTTTATTTTTAGCCGGAGGCATTGCGTCAGCAGGACTCACGTAGTGCTACGGAAGGTACAGGCAGCCATGCCCGCTCAGGTGGTGGTCGAGCGCGCCAATTGGCGCCAAGGTGGGGCCGTTTCCGCCGGGTTACCACATGCATGATTCGACACGACGGGGGATGCGGACGCGCATCGCCCCGGCCGGCCTGATGTTCCTCGCCATCACCTCGGTGGGCTGGGGCTTCAACTGGCCGGTGACCAAGTTCCTGCTCTCCGAATTGCCGCCGCTGACGCTTCGCGGCGTCACCGGCGTGCTCGGCGCGCTCCTGCTCGCAGCCCTCGCCGTGATCCGCCGCGACAGCCTGAGGATCGCCCCCGGCATATGGCCGCGGCTTCTGGTCGCGGCGCTCCTCAACGTTACCGGCTGGATGGTGCTGATGGGGCTGGCGCTGCTCTGGCTGCCGGCGAGCGAGGCGGCGCTGATCGCCTACACGATGCCGGTCTGGGCCTCGCTCTTTGCCTGGCCGGTGTTAGGGGAGCGGCCGACGCTCCTGCGCACCATCGCACTGGTGATGGCCTTTGCCGGCCTCGCCTCGATCATGGGCGGCAACGGCGTCTCTGCGAGCGTGGAGAAGCTGCCGGGCATCATCATGGCGCTCGGCGGCTCGATCGGCTTTGCGGTCGGCACGGTGGTCTCCAAGAAGTATCCGATCCATCTGCCGCCGATCACGGCGGCGGCCTGGCAGATCGGTCTCGGCTGCCTGCCGATCGCGATCGTGGGCCTTGCGCTCGAGACGACGCATCTGTCGCAGGTGACACCGGTCGGCTGGGGCTTGCTGGTCTATTCGGTCATCGGCCAGTTCTGCATCGCCTATGTCAGCTGGTTCGCCGCGCTGTCGCGCCTGCCGGCCTCGGTCGCCGCGATCGGCACCATGGCCGTGCCCGTGATCGGCGTCGTGACCTCCGCGATCGCCCTGCGCGAGCCACTCGGAGTGGGGCAGATCGCCGCCCTGGTCTTCACCCTCGCCGGTGTCGTGCTGGCGACGCGTTGAGGCGGCGCGATATTTGTAGGATGGGTAGAGCGAAGCGAAACCCATCAAATTCTTCCTTCAGGACCATTCGCCGAACAGGAGGCCATCCTCGTCCTTCGAGTTGTTGCCTGCCCAATCCACCGGATAGATTCCAAGCCTGACGAAGCTATGGAACGAGGAAGGTCCCCAGTCCGACACCCGTCCGACCAATCCATGTTTGACCGGATTGATGTGGATGTAGTCGACGTGCCTGGCAAAATCTGCCTCGGTTCGGATGGTGTGCTCCCAACAGCGACGTTGCCACACGCCGCGCTCGCTCTTGGCGGCGCGGCTCGCCGAAACCCTCTCCACGCGCGCGAGGTTGCGAGAAAAAGTCGACTTGATCAGTCGCCACCGCGTCGCGAAATTCGCGTCACCCTCGGGCATCGTCCAGACCGTATGAAGGTGGTCGGGCAGCACAACGACGGCATCGATCGTAAATGGTGTCGCTGGCGCGTCTCACGGAATGCCGTGCGCAACAACTCGATATGGGTCGTCAACAACGAGAGCCGCCGATCCGCCAGATTGACGGTGAAGAAGAAGCTCCCGCCGGGAATAAAGTTGCGGCGATACGAGGTCATTCCCGGAGGATAGCACAACTTTTGGGCGATGGGTTTCGCTTCGCTCTACCCATCCTACGATTCTAGCTGGCGACGCGCTAAGTCTTCTTACCCAGCGCAAGGCGGATCATCTCGGCGAGCTGGTTGCGGCGGTAGGGCTTGGTCAGCAGCAGCACGCCTTCGTCGAGCTTGCCCTGGTGGACGATGGCGTTGTCGGTGTAGCCGGAGGTGTAGAGCACCTTGACGCCCGGCCGGCGTTTTTCGACTTCCAGCGCAAGCACACGTCCGCTCATGCCGCCGGGGATGACGACGTCGGTGAAGAGGAGATCGAACGGCTCGCCGCGGTCGACGAGCGCCAGCGCCGTGCGGCTGTCGGCGGCGGAGATGGTCTTGTAGCCGAGGCTTTGCAGCTGCGCGGTGACGAAATTGCGCACGAGATTGTCGTCCTCCACGATCAGGATGGTCTCAACACCGCCGGTCGCCGGAACAGCCGCGCTGGGCGCCGTCTCGCTCGCGCCTTCGCCCGGCGGCAGATAAAGCTTGATGGTCGTGCCGTGGCCGGCCTCGCTGTAGATCTTGATGTGGCCGCCAGACTGCTTGACGAAGCCGTAGACCATGGAGAGCCCAAGCCCCGAACCCTTGCCGACCTCCTTGGTGGTGAAGAACGGCTCAAACGCCTTTTCCTGCACGTCTAGCGGCATGCCGCTGCCGGTGTCGCTGACCGCGAGCATCACATAGGCGCCGGGCGCGACGTCGGGGTTCGCCTGCGCGTAGGCCTCGTCCAGCGTCACCCGACGCGTCTCGAGCAACAGCTTTCCGCCATCGGGCATGGCGTCGCGGGCGTTGATCGCCATGTTGAGCACGGCGTTGGTCAGCCGCGACGGATCGATATGCGAGGTCATCGGCCCCTGTTCGAGCACGGTCTCGATCTGGATCTGCTCGCCGAGGGCGGGACGCAGGAGCTTTGCGCTTTCTGATATCGCCGCGTTGACGTCGACGTCGCGCGGCTCCAGCGGCTGCTTGCGGGCAAAGGCGAGCAGGTGCTGGATCAGCTCGGCGCAGCGCTGCGCGGCATCGTCGATCAGCCGCGCCACGCGCTGCAGCTCGGGTTGCTCCTTGAGGCTGCCGACCAGCGTCTCGGTATTGCCCGAGATCACCGTCAGCATGTTGTTGAAGTCG
This region of Bradyrhizobium sp. CCGUVB1N3 genomic DNA includes:
- a CDS encoding IS3 family transposase (programmed frameshift) codes for the protein MTSKTTNKFSPEVRARAVRMVLDHASEHPSRWAAVTSIAAKIGCTPQTLHDWVKRDEVDSGHRAGVPTDMAEKLKALERENRELRQANEILRKASAYFCDGGARPPVQAMIAFIDDHRGAHGVEPICKVLPIAPSTYHAHVARRRDPARLSARARQDATLKIEVRRVFDENFRVYGVRKVWRQLEREGFDVARCTVARLMRDMGLQGVIRGKPVKTTISDKAAPCPLDHVNRQFRAPRPNVLWLSDFTYVATWTGFVYVAFVIDAYARRIVGWRVSRTAHAGFVLDALEQALHDRRPVHRGGLVHHSDRGSQYVSIKYTERLAEAGIEPSVGSVGDSYDNALAETINGLYKAEVIHRRGPWRSFESVEFATLEWVDWFNNRRLLEPIGNIPPAEAEQRYYAMLEQPAMAA
- a CDS encoding vitamin B12-dependent ribonucleotide reductase, translating into MRIERRHTTVGQSPYAGIEFRLTTSEIRNPDGSVVFKLDNVEVPTEWSQVASDVLAQKYFRKAGVAARLKRVEEESVPSFLWRSVSDTDALAALPEKERYVSELSAKQVFDRLAGCWTYWGWKGKYFSSDEDAQAFYDELRYMLAMQMVAPNSPQWFNTGLHWAYGIDGPGQGHYYVDPFTGKLTKSKSAYEHPQPHACFIQGVGDDLVNEGGIMDLWVREARLFKYGSGTGSNFSRLRGEGEKLSGGGRSSGLMSFLKIGDRAAGAIKSGGTTRRAAKMVVVDVDHPDIETYIDWKVKEEQKVAALVTGSKINQKHLKAVLKACVNCEGSGDDCFDPEKNPALRREIKLARKSLVPDNYIKRVIQFAKQGYKDIQFDTYDTDWDSEAYLTVSGQNSNNSVSLKDDFLRAVETDGDWSLIGRTNKKVTKTLRARDLWEKIGYAAWASADPGLHFNTTMNDWHTCKASGDIRASNPCSEYMFLDDTACNLASANLLTFYNTTTKHFDVEGYEHLCRLWTLVLEISVMMAQFPSRAIAELSYEFRTLGLGYANIGGLLMTMGLSYDSKEGRALCGALTAVMTGITYKTSAEMAAELGTFPGYKKNAAHMLRVIRNHRRAAHGQSSGYEALSVNPVPLDHASCPQQDLIAHAQAAWDAALELGEQHGYRNAQTTVIAPTGTIGLVMDCDTTGIEPDFALVKFKKLAGGGYFKIINRAVPAALRALGYREADIAEIEAYAVGHGSLSNAPGINASTLKAKGFTDEAIAKVEKALPTAFDIKFAFNKWTFGEDFIRDQLGIGAEAIAAPGFDLLQAVGFTRREIEAANVHICGAMTVEGAPHLKAEHYAVFDCANPCGKIGKRYLSVESHIRMMAASQPFISGAISKTINMPNDATVEDCKSAYMLSWKLALKANALYRDGSKLSQPLNSQLISDDEDEDDVVEQIYEKPMAARAAQVSEKIVEKLVERIIVMREREKMPDRRKGYTQKAVVGGHKVYLRTGEYDDGRLGEIFIDMHKEGAALRSFINNFAIAVSLGLQYGVPLDEYVDAFTFTRFEPAGPVQGNDSIKYATSILDYVFRELAVSYMSRFDLAHVDPTESNFDALGKGVEEGKEPDETHHATKLVSRGLTRSRTDNLVVMRGGSAAISSGNDSAPAGGSKVTALHGASARAGDTIEGAVALKQEASHDLSPTEKLEQLQWSKAGTAQTVVPTKAERRAEAKAKGYEGEMCSECGNFTLVRNGTCMKCDTCGSTTGCS
- a CDS encoding DMT family transporter — translated: MHDSTRRGMRTRIAPAGLMFLAITSVGWGFNWPVTKFLLSELPPLTLRGVTGVLGALLLAALAVIRRDSLRIAPGIWPRLLVAALLNVTGWMVLMGLALLWLPASEAALIAYTMPVWASLFAWPVLGERPTLLRTIALVMAFAGLASIMGGNGVSASVEKLPGIIMALGGSIGFAVGTVVSKKYPIHLPPITAAAWQIGLGCLPIAIVGLALETTHLSQVTPVGWGLLVYSVIGQFCIAYVSWFAALSRLPASVAAIGTMAVPVIGVVTSAIALREPLGVGQIAALVFTLAGVVLATR